One part of the Clostridium thermosuccinogenes genome encodes these proteins:
- the rfbA gene encoding glucose-1-phosphate thymidylyltransferase RfbA produces MKGIILAGGSGTRLYPLTKVTSKQLLPVYDKPMIYYPMSILMEAEIQDILIISTPEDTPRFEELLGDGSQFGINLSYAVQPSPDGLAQAFIIGEDFIGSDSVAMILGDNIFHGHGLKKRLVAAANKRTGATIFGYYVDDPERFGVVEFDEEGRAISIEEKPKVPKSNYAVTGLYFYDNRVVEYAKSLKPSARGELEITDLNRIYLEAGELDVILLGQGFTWLDTGTHESLADATNFVREIETHSHRKIACLEEIAYLNGWITKEQVMEAYEEYKKNQYGQYLKDVVDGKFIDKNLMYNKYLRAVYRKERKKYESYKNRIGGSISNRA; encoded by the coding sequence ATGAAAGGTATCATATTAGCCGGTGGTAGCGGAACGCGCCTCTACCCACTTACAAAAGTAACATCAAAGCAATTGCTGCCTGTGTACGACAAGCCAATGATTTACTACCCTATGAGCATATTAATGGAAGCAGAGATCCAGGATATATTAATCATATCCACGCCTGAAGATACACCAAGATTTGAGGAATTGCTGGGTGACGGAAGCCAGTTTGGCATAAACTTGTCCTATGCAGTGCAGCCTTCACCGGACGGCTTGGCTCAGGCCTTTATCATAGGAGAGGATTTCATAGGTTCTGATTCTGTAGCAATGATTTTGGGAGACAATATATTCCACGGTCATGGATTGAAAAAGCGTCTGGTGGCAGCAGCGAACAAGAGGACAGGAGCGACCATATTCGGATATTATGTAGATGATCCGGAACGTTTTGGGGTAGTGGAGTTTGATGAGGAAGGCAGAGCTATATCTATTGAGGAGAAACCAAAAGTGCCAAAATCCAATTATGCAGTAACCGGCCTTTATTTCTATGATAACCGGGTGGTGGAATATGCAAAGAGCCTTAAACCTTCTGCCCGTGGAGAGTTGGAGATTACCGATTTAAACCGCATTTACCTGGAGGCTGGCGAGCTGGATGTAATACTTTTGGGACAGGGCTTTACCTGGCTGGATACCGGAACCCACGAATCCCTTGCAGATGCGACCAATTTTGTAAGGGAAATTGAGACCCACTCCCATCGAAAGATAGCATGCCTGGAGGAAATCGCTTACCTAAATGGTTGGATTACTAAAGAACAGGTAATGGAAGCGTATGAGGAGTATAAAAAGAATCAGTATGGGCAGTATCTAAAAGATGTAGTGGATGGTAAGTTTATTGACAAGAATTTAATGTATAATAAATACTTACGTGCTGTATATAGAAAAGAGAGGAAGAAGTATGAAAGCTATAAAAACAGAATTGGAGGAAGTATTAGTAATAGAGCTTGA
- the rfbC gene encoding dTDP-4-dehydrorhamnose 3,5-epimerase, with product MKAIKTELEEVLVIELDCYGDNRGWFMECYNQDKFHKLGIDTVFVQDNHSMSAVKGTLRGLHFQNNPMAQAKLVRCTKGAILDVAVDIRKNSPTYKKWVAVELTEENKKMLYIPRGFAHGFLTLTDNVEVQYKVDNLYSKEHDRSIRYDDPTIGVNWGDIEPILSDKDRNAPLLDDSDANFIFE from the coding sequence ATGAAAGCTATAAAAACAGAATTGGAGGAAGTATTAGTAATAGAGCTTGACTGTTATGGCGATAACAGGGGATGGTTCATGGAATGCTATAACCAGGATAAGTTCCATAAGCTGGGTATTGATACAGTGTTTGTTCAGGACAACCACTCCATGTCGGCTGTAAAAGGGACTCTTAGGGGACTGCATTTTCAGAATAACCCCATGGCTCAGGCAAAGTTGGTAAGATGCACAAAAGGTGCAATACTGGATGTTGCTGTGGACATCAGAAAGAATAGCCCTACGTATAAAAAATGGGTGGCTGTCGAGCTGACGGAGGAAAATAAGAAGATGCTTTATATACCGAGGGGCTTCGCCCATGGGTTCCTTACTTTGACTGACAATGTGGAGGTTCAGTACAAGGTGGACAACCTTTATTCCAAAGAGCATGACAGAAGCATTCGTTACGATGATCCTACCATAGGAGTGAATTGGGGAGATATCGAACCTATTTTATCCGATAAAGATAGAAATGCTCCATTATTGGATGACAGTGATGCAAACTTTATATTTGAGTAA
- the rfbB gene encoding dTDP-glucose 4,6-dehydratase yields MKILITGGAGFIGGNFVHYILNKYPDYKILCLDKLTYAGNLETLKPVMDNPNFKFIKGDISDREFIYELFSEEKPDMVVNFAAESHVDRSIEDPGIFLKTNVIGTGVLMDACRKFGIKRYHQVSTDEVYGDLPLERPDLFFTEETPIHASSPYSASKASADLLVQAYYRTYKLPVTISRCSNNYGPYHFPEKLIPLIITRALADEELPVYGTGENVRDWLYVEDHCSAIDLILHKGREGEVYNIGGHNERTNLQVVKTILKELGKPESLIRFVADRPGHDRRYAIDPTKIHNELGWLPATTFDEGIKKTIKWYLDNREWWQHILSGEYKDYFNKMYGNRLAES; encoded by the coding sequence ATGAAAATTCTAATCACTGGCGGTGCCGGGTTCATTGGCGGCAACTTCGTCCATTACATTTTAAACAAGTATCCTGATTACAAAATCCTGTGCCTGGACAAGCTGACTTATGCCGGCAATCTGGAAACCCTGAAGCCTGTAATGGACAATCCTAATTTCAAATTCATAAAAGGTGACATTTCAGACCGGGAATTTATATATGAATTGTTTTCGGAAGAAAAACCCGACATGGTTGTAAATTTTGCAGCGGAGAGCCATGTAGACCGATCCATAGAGGATCCTGGGATATTCCTTAAAACCAATGTGATTGGTACAGGGGTGCTTATGGATGCCTGCCGGAAGTTTGGCATAAAAAGGTACCATCAGGTTTCCACCGATGAGGTGTACGGAGATCTTCCCCTAGAAAGGCCTGACCTTTTCTTTACTGAGGAGACTCCCATTCATGCATCAAGCCCCTACTCAGCGTCAAAAGCATCGGCAGATCTGCTGGTGCAGGCTTACTACCGCACCTACAAGCTGCCGGTTACTATATCCCGCTGCAGCAATAACTACGGGCCATACCATTTTCCTGAGAAGCTTATACCACTAATCATTACCCGTGCTCTGGCTGATGAAGAGCTGCCTGTCTATGGAACCGGAGAAAATGTCCGGGATTGGCTGTATGTAGAAGACCACTGCTCGGCCATCGACCTCATCCTTCATAAGGGAAGAGAGGGAGAGGTATATAATATAGGCGGGCATAATGAACGCACCAATCTCCAAGTGGTAAAGACCATCTTGAAAGAGTTAGGCAAGCCGGAAAGCCTGATCAGATTCGTGGCAGATCGCCCGGGGCATGACCGGCGTTACGCCATTGACCCGACCAAGATTCATAATGAACTGGGATGGCTGCCAGCCACCACTTTTGATGAAGGCATCAAAAAGACAATAAAATGGTATCTGGACAACAGGGAATGGTGGCAGCATATTTTAAGCGGCGAGTATAAAGATTATTTTAACAAAATGTATGGAAACAGACTGGCTGAAAGCTAG